Proteins found in one Mucilaginibacter gracilis genomic segment:
- a CDS encoding sodium:solute symporter — MHKETLHLIDYVIIIVSLATSLGVGLRFGRGQNTTAKYFVSAGTIPSWAIGMSLMATLVSSVTFLAYPGEGFSSNWILLVQGLMVPIVLLLMVWFIVPLYREVIGLSAYEYFEKRFGVFARLYSSIAFVLTHFSKMGTVFFLLALALSNMTGANTFLIIWVIGFVVVFITLIGGIEAVIWADVIQGFLLILGGVVSLVILLFALKGGPAEVWHIAQSNGKTGFGPYDFNFKKLTFIVMVINGVFYAIQKYGTDQTMVQRYLTAKNDKSAIKATLLGVGLTVPLWALFMFIGTALFVFYKQNPLPAGMRPDAVFPYFIMTNLPPGVVGLILAALISAAISSLGSDLNCLGAIGVEDYYKRMFPKKTDMQNLKAGRWIVVFGGLGAIGIASLYLMAGDEGVLGIVFTLYSIFSGGIAGIFLLGLFSSRANRQGLLIGVLTCVLFTAYAFLTSTKIGLGKEKHVLLDMGIYSFKQHKYMLGVYSHIIVIVVGYLASLFFPKPVLNKNLLFSGWLEKRRKIAAELKQ; from the coding sequence ATGCACAAAGAAACCTTACATTTAATTGATTATGTTATTATCATAGTTTCGTTGGCAACATCGCTTGGTGTGGGCCTGCGGTTTGGTCGCGGTCAAAATACAACTGCTAAATACTTTGTTTCGGCGGGTACCATACCATCGTGGGCCATCGGGATGTCGTTAATGGCAACATTGGTGAGCAGCGTTACCTTTTTAGCCTATCCCGGCGAAGGCTTCTCATCCAACTGGATATTATTGGTACAGGGGCTTATGGTACCTATCGTACTGCTGTTGATGGTATGGTTTATTGTGCCGCTATACCGCGAAGTTATAGGTTTGAGTGCTTACGAATATTTTGAAAAACGTTTTGGCGTATTTGCGCGCCTGTATAGTTCGATAGCGTTTGTGTTAACGCATTTTTCTAAAATGGGTACCGTGTTTTTTTTACTCGCCCTGGCACTATCTAATATGACGGGTGCTAATACCTTCCTCATTATTTGGGTAATTGGCTTTGTGGTAGTTTTTATAACATTAATAGGTGGTATTGAAGCTGTTATATGGGCCGATGTAATACAGGGCTTTTTGCTGATTTTAGGTGGTGTGGTATCGCTGGTGATCTTATTATTCGCCCTAAAAGGCGGCCCTGCCGAAGTTTGGCACATAGCCCAAAGTAACGGTAAAACAGGCTTTGGCCCTTACGATTTCAATTTTAAAAAGCTCACCTTTATTGTAATGGTTATTAACGGGGTTTTTTATGCCATTCAAAAATATGGAACCGATCAAACCATGGTGCAGCGTTACTTAACGGCTAAAAACGATAAATCGGCAATTAAGGCAACCTTATTGGGTGTTGGGCTTACCGTGCCGCTATGGGCATTGTTTATGTTTATTGGTACCGCGTTGTTTGTTTTTTATAAACAAAACCCCCTGCCTGCTGGCATGAGGCCCGATGCCGTTTTTCCGTATTTTATCATGACTAATTTGCCGCCGGGCGTTGTGGGTTTAATATTGGCTGCGTTAATATCGGCAGCCATATCCAGCTTAGGGTCTGATTTGAATTGTCTGGGTGCCATAGGTGTTGAGGATTATTATAAACGTATGTTCCCCAAAAAAACCGACATGCAAAATTTAAAAGCCGGTCGTTGGATAGTTGTATTTGGCGGCCTTGGTGCCATAGGCATTGCATCGTTGTATTTAATGGCCGGCGACGAAGGTGTTTTGGGAATTGTATTTACACTTTACTCCATATTTTCGGGCGGTATAGCGGGGATATTTCTATTGGGCTTATTTAGTTCGAGGGCAAACAGGCAGGGTTTATTGATAGGGGTTTTGACCTGTGTGTTATTCACCGCTTACGCTTTTTTAACATCAACCAAAATAGGTTTGGGTAAAGAGAAACATGTATTGCTTGATATGGGTATTTACAGCTTTAAGCAGCACAAATATATGTTAGGCGTTTACAGCCATATTATAGTAATAGTAGTAGGTTATTTAGCGAGCTTGTTTTTCCCCAAACCGGTATTGAATAAAAACCTGCTTTTTAGCGGCTGGCTTGAAAAGCGCAGGAAAATAGCCGCCGAACTTAAACAATAA
- a CDS encoding four-carbon acid sugar kinase family protein, which translates to MIIVIADDFTGAAELGGIGLRYNLKVEVNTRVNLLSKADLLVIATDTRSMSKHDAVLEMERVTEEIVKLNPTLVFKKVDSVLRGHVAEELLAHIGKLSHSRALLVPANPGLGRTIVNGQYLLNGEPLHLSNFANDPEFPIKTSSVIELLDGKGIKITSQKHTQTINYEGIVVGDAAGYDDLAAWANLVNRNMIIAGAANFFTALLDKIVIPDEQPRQIKPREFQYPALIVSGTAFKKSSDAVMQLKADGFPVSYMPVNIVSKSEIEESDYEDWCNEIIAYITTFGKAIIAVNPLDTKQINNQNGLLRQKTATVVGLIVKQLHINELLVEGGSTAAAILKQLSISKIYPVEELSPGVIRMSTDDSPELFITIKPGSYAWPQLVRGCTLY; encoded by the coding sequence ATGATTATAGTTATTGCCGACGATTTTACCGGTGCTGCCGAATTGGGCGGCATAGGGTTACGCTATAACCTGAAGGTTGAAGTGAATACCCGGGTAAACTTGTTATCGAAGGCAGACTTGCTGGTTATAGCAACCGATACCCGGTCGATGTCAAAGCACGATGCCGTGCTGGAGATGGAACGGGTTACCGAAGAGATAGTTAAGCTAAACCCCACCCTGGTGTTTAAAAAGGTCGATTCGGTTTTGCGCGGCCACGTTGCCGAGGAACTATTGGCGCACATCGGCAAATTAAGTCATTCGCGTGCGCTGCTGGTGCCTGCTAATCCGGGTTTAGGGCGTACTATAGTTAACGGCCAATACTTGTTAAACGGCGAACCGCTGCATTTAAGCAATTTTGCCAATGATCCCGAATTCCCTATCAAAACATCTTCGGTAATTGAATTACTGGACGGGAAGGGTATAAAAATAACCTCGCAAAAGCACACCCAAACCATTAATTACGAAGGTATAGTAGTTGGAGATGCCGCCGGTTACGACGATTTGGCGGCCTGGGCCAACTTGGTTAACCGCAACATGATAATAGCCGGGGCGGCCAATTTTTTTACCGCCTTGCTTGATAAAATTGTTATCCCGGATGAGCAACCGAGGCAAATAAAACCTCGCGAATTTCAATATCCGGCACTTATTGTATCCGGTACTGCATTTAAAAAGAGCAGCGACGCCGTGATGCAACTTAAAGCCGATGGTTTCCCGGTAAGTTATATGCCGGTAAACATCGTCAGCAAGAGCGAAATAGAGGAAAGCGATTATGAGGATTGGTGTAACGAAATTATAGCATATATCACTACATTTGGCAAAGCCATTATAGCCGTCAATCCTCTGGATACAAAACAAATAAACAATCAAAATGGGTTGTTGCGTCAAAAAACAGCCACTGTAGTGGGGTTGATTGTTAAGCAATTGCACATTAACGAGTTACTGGTAGAAGGAGGCTCTACTGCTGCGGCTATTTTAAAACAACTGAGTATATCAAAAATTTACCCGGTTGAAGAATTGTCTCCAGGCGTTATCAGGATGAGTACGGATGATAGCCCGGAGTTGTTTATAACCATAAAACCCGGAAGTTACGCCTGGCCGCAATTGGTGCGTGGGTGTACTTTATATTAG
- the pdxA gene encoding 4-hydroxythreonine-4-phosphate dehydrogenase PdxA → MRLKPITGITMGDPASIGPEIALKALLKPELYEICQPLLVGDYDVFKQIADILKIDVLLNRVSSVTQAAFKYGTIDVFDLGNTDVSKLKFGEISANCGEAAFQSVKKVIELALAGELDATVTGPINKKSINEAGHHFAGHTEIYATLTNTTRYAMLLVEDNMRVIHVSTHVSLRQACDLVKKERILEVTELLHNGMIQLGATNLKIGIAGLNPHAGDSGLFGTEDDLEILPAVEEARRLGYDVEGPVPADTMFAKAATGYYGGVVAMYHDQGHIPFKLSGFKWNSEKKQMDSVKGVNITMGLPIIRTSVDHGTAFEIAGKGVASADAMVLAIESAVQLYKHQAVNKTVAV, encoded by the coding sequence ATGCGATTAAAGCCGATAACAGGAATAACCATGGGCGACCCGGCAAGTATAGGCCCCGAGATTGCGCTGAAAGCTTTGCTAAAGCCGGAGTTGTATGAGATATGCCAACCGCTTTTGGTTGGCGATTACGATGTATTTAAGCAAATAGCCGATATTTTAAAAATTGATGTATTGCTTAACCGCGTAAGCAGCGTTACCCAGGCTGCTTTTAAATATGGCACTATAGATGTTTTTGATTTGGGCAATACCGACGTTAGCAAACTTAAATTTGGCGAAATATCTGCCAATTGCGGCGAGGCGGCTTTTCAATCAGTAAAAAAAGTAATTGAGCTGGCTTTAGCCGGCGAGTTGGATGCTACGGTAACGGGCCCTATCAACAAAAAATCGATAAACGAGGCCGGACACCATTTTGCGGGCCATACCGAAATATACGCCACTTTAACCAACACAACCAGGTATGCCATGCTGCTGGTTGAAGATAACATGAGGGTGATACACGTATCTACCCATGTATCGTTGCGCCAGGCTTGCGATCTGGTAAAAAAAGAACGCATTTTAGAGGTTACCGAATTGCTGCATAATGGCATGATACAACTGGGTGCAACCAACCTTAAAATAGGCATAGCAGGTTTAAACCCCCACGCGGGCGACTCCGGTTTGTTTGGCACCGAGGACGATTTGGAAATATTACCGGCAGTTGAGGAAGCGCGCAGATTAGGTTATGATGTTGAGGGCCCTGTACCTGCCGATACCATGTTTGCCAAAGCGGCAACAGGCTATTATGGTGGTGTGGTAGCCATGTATCACGATCAGGGGCATATTCCGTTTAAGCTTTCGGGCTTTAAATGGAATTCTGAGAAAAAACAAATGGACAGTGTTAAAGGTGTTAACATAACAATGGGTTTGCCAATCATCCGTACATCGGTTGACCACGGTACCGCGTTTGAAATTGCCGGAAAAGGTGTTGCCAGTGCTGATGCTATGGTATTGGCCATCGAATCGGCAGTGCAGCTTTATAAGCATCAAGCCGTTAATAAAACAGTTGCTGTTTAA
- a CDS encoding dihydrodipicolinate synthase family protein, whose amino-acid sequence MKKRYSGVVIPAITPLTESHELDKEGVKNMFANFHANNVEPFILGTTGEAASLPITVKFDYIKLAGELKQGTDKLYVGVASNRFEESVSLAKYAFENGADAVAAHLPSYYKLSDAQVKNYYEQLAGQCGGPLIIYNIPATTHMSISLKLIDELSYHDNIVGVKDSEQNEERVRESIKLWKDREDFSYFLGWAARSADALLNGSDGLIPSTGNLFPGVYNAMMEAVKNGDHDLVYAFQKKSDMLGKLYQSGRLLGESLWALKVLMYESKLCLPYVMPPLYPQSADDEAQLIKTLHEIRDNEGLNLKIDICD is encoded by the coding sequence ATGAAAAAAAGATACAGTGGTGTAGTTATTCCGGCTATAACCCCGCTAACCGAGAGCCACGAATTGGATAAAGAGGGTGTTAAAAACATGTTTGCTAATTTTCACGCCAACAACGTGGAACCTTTTATATTGGGTACAACCGGCGAAGCGGCGTCGTTACCCATAACAGTTAAATTTGACTATATAAAGCTTGCCGGCGAATTAAAACAAGGTACCGATAAACTGTATGTTGGTGTGGCTTCAAACCGGTTTGAAGAATCTGTTTCGTTAGCAAAATATGCTTTCGAGAACGGTGCAGATGCTGTTGCGGCGCATTTGCCATCGTACTATAAACTATCAGATGCGCAGGTAAAAAACTATTACGAGCAATTGGCCGGCCAATGCGGCGGCCCGCTTATTATATACAACATTCCGGCTACAACACATATGTCTATTTCGTTAAAACTGATAGACGAACTGAGTTACCACGATAATATAGTAGGCGTTAAAGATTCTGAACAGAACGAAGAGCGCGTAAGAGAATCAATCAAGTTGTGGAAAGACCGCGAAGACTTTAGTTACTTTTTGGGTTGGGCGGCACGATCTGCCGATGCGCTGTTAAACGGAAGCGACGGCCTTATCCCGAGCACGGGTAACCTTTTTCCGGGGGTATATAACGCTATGATGGAAGCTGTGAAAAATGGCGATCACGATTTGGTATACGCGTTTCAAAAAAAATCAGACATGCTGGGCAAGTTATACCAATCGGGCCGTTTACTTGGCGAATCGTTATGGGCACTTAAAGTTTTAATGTACGAATCTAAATTATGCCTGCCTTACGTAATGCCGCCATTGTACCCTCAATCTGCCGATGATGAGGCGCAATTGATAAAAACCCTGCACGAAATAAGAGATAACGAAGGTTTGAATTTAAAAATTGATATATGCGATTAA
- a CDS encoding iron-containing alcohol dehydrogenase yields MSNLQNLTIHFPRKLTFGNGCIAALADDLVGLGCSSVLIITIKPLQSQLSKLVDDLERKNITVHINTDVEQEPSYQDFEQLMLVAVQANPDAVIGIGGGSVLDVAKLVAAQLNNSQSLQDIVGIGLLKGRTKTLICAPATSGTGSEVSPNAILVDDSDHQKKGIISPYLVPDIVYVDPLLSMSVPPHITAATGLDALIHCIEAYTNKFSHPLIDMYAIEGIRLIAANIVQAVNNGSDEHARAQVSMGSLLGGFCLGPVNTAAVHALSYPLGSSFNLAHGLSNALLLPYVMEFNYPSAAAKYAQVAIALGCQPQAKDMLTAKAGIAKIEQLVALCGIPARLREVNIPQDAIPEMAVNAMKITRLLKNNPREVTYTDAVDIYNAAY; encoded by the coding sequence ATGAGTAACCTTCAAAACTTAACTATACATTTTCCGCGCAAGCTCACGTTTGGCAATGGCTGCATAGCGGCACTGGCTGATGATTTGGTGGGTTTGGGCTGTTCATCTGTTTTGATAATCACTATAAAGCCGTTACAAAGTCAACTATCTAAACTTGTTGACGATTTAGAACGCAAAAATATTACAGTACACATTAACACCGATGTTGAGCAGGAGCCAAGCTATCAGGATTTTGAACAACTGATGCTTGTGGCGGTGCAAGCCAATCCGGATGCTGTGATAGGAATTGGTGGCGGCAGCGTTTTAGATGTGGCAAAACTGGTTGCTGCACAGTTAAACAATAGTCAGTCTTTACAGGATATAGTAGGTATTGGCTTGTTAAAGGGCCGTACCAAAACATTAATTTGCGCGCCCGCAACATCGGGTACGGGCAGCGAAGTATCGCCAAACGCCATTTTGGTTGATGATAGCGACCATCAAAAAAAAGGTATTATCAGCCCCTACCTGGTTCCCGATATTGTATATGTTGATCCTTTGTTGAGTATGAGCGTGCCGCCGCATATTACAGCAGCCACCGGCTTAGATGCATTAATACATTGCATAGAGGCTTATACCAACAAGTTTTCGCACCCGCTTATTGATATGTATGCTATTGAGGGCATCCGCCTTATAGCGGCCAACATTGTACAGGCAGTAAACAACGGTAGCGATGAGCATGCAAGGGCGCAGGTTTCTATGGGCAGTTTGCTGGGCGGCTTTTGCCTGGGCCCGGTAAATACGGCAGCGGTGCATGCATTATCCTATCCGCTGGGTAGTAGTTTTAATTTGGCCCATGGTTTATCAAATGCTTTATTACTGCCTTACGTTATGGAATTTAATTATCCGTCGGCAGCAGCTAAATACGCACAGGTTGCTATTGCGCTGGGCTGCCAGCCGCAGGCCAAAGATATGCTTACCGCTAAAGCAGGGATAGCCAAAATTGAACAACTGGTTGCCCTGTGCGGCATACCCGCAAGGTTAAGGGAAGTTAACATACCCCAGGACGCCATACCCGAAATGGCCGTAAATGCGATGAAAATTACACGCTTGCTTAAAAATAACCCGCGCGAGGTTACTTATACCGACGCCGTGGATATTTACAATGCAGCTTATTAA
- a CDS encoding MGH1-like glycoside hydrolase domain-containing protein, giving the protein MTKSLRVIYVFAICILIAGVNMCFAQNAKHVLGFSKLKKYVNYFNSLDTEAVKNFVPNAESFNWLSQNIPLFECPDTTIQQMYYYRWWSFRKHLVKTPTGFVFTEFITPVKFAGIYNTISSALGHQVNEGRWLHNKQYIEDYVSFWLYEDGKQPKPHFHGFSSWVDDAVYNHYLVTQDKEYIKHILPALDADYRKWETERQLPDGSFWQFDVKDAMEESISGSRKDKNVRPTINSYMYGNAKALVAMAKLTGNDTLEQRYTAKAAALKKIVNALWDDNAAFYKVKFVNGTLSDAREAIGFIPWYFNLPADEPKYAAQWNELTDTAGFNAPWGLTTAERRHPKFRTHGVGKCEWDGAIWPYATTQDLKGLANLLTNYTNRGKMTSKVFYDNMHKYAWSQQMNGRPYIGEYQDEKNGAWLKGDNPRSTFYNHSGYADLVINDLVGIKPRADEVLEVFPLIPQGQWAWFCLDKVSYHGHNITIVWDKNGTKYGAGKGLFIYADGKKIAQSDVLKHVLVNLPAKK; this is encoded by the coding sequence CAAGCTTAAAAAGTACGTTAACTATTTCAATTCGTTAGATACCGAGGCGGTAAAAAACTTTGTTCCTAATGCCGAATCGTTTAATTGGCTATCGCAAAATATACCTTTATTTGAGTGCCCGGATACCACTATCCAACAAATGTATTATTACCGTTGGTGGAGTTTTCGCAAGCATTTAGTTAAAACGCCAACCGGTTTTGTTTTTACCGAGTTTATAACCCCTGTTAAGTTTGCGGGTATTTATAACACCATAAGCTCGGCCCTGGGCCACCAGGTAAACGAGGGCAGGTGGCTGCATAACAAGCAATATATTGAAGACTATGTTTCGTTTTGGTTATATGAGGATGGCAAACAGCCAAAACCACACTTCCACGGTTTTAGCAGTTGGGTTGATGATGCCGTTTATAACCATTATTTGGTTACCCAGGATAAGGAATATATAAAACATATACTACCGGCGCTGGATGCCGATTACCGCAAGTGGGAAACCGAAAGGCAATTGCCCGATGGCTCTTTTTGGCAGTTTGACGTAAAGGATGCGATGGAAGAATCCATCAGTGGTTCCCGTAAGGATAAAAACGTGCGGCCAACCATTAACAGCTATATGTATGGTAATGCTAAAGCACTTGTAGCAATGGCTAAATTAACCGGTAACGATACGCTTGAACAACGTTATACCGCTAAAGCCGCTGCGTTGAAAAAGATAGTAAATGCTTTATGGGACGACAATGCAGCATTTTATAAGGTAAAGTTTGTTAACGGAACCCTGTCGGACGCGCGGGAAGCTATTGGTTTTATACCCTGGTATTTTAACTTACCTGCCGACGAGCCTAAGTATGCCGCACAGTGGAATGAGTTAACAGATACAGCGGGGTTTAATGCACCCTGGGGTTTAACTACTGCCGAAAGGCGTCACCCTAAATTTCGCACGCACGGCGTGGGTAAATGTGAGTGGGACGGGGCTATCTGGCCATACGCTACTACCCAGGATTTAAAAGGACTTGCAAATCTGCTTACCAATTATACCAATCGTGGTAAAATGACGAGTAAGGTGTTTTATGATAATATGCACAAATACGCATGGTCGCAGCAAATGAATGGTCGCCCGTATATTGGTGAGTATCAGGACGAAAAAAACGGTGCATGGTTAAAGGGCGATAATCCCCGGAGTACCTTTTATAACCACTCTGGTTATGCCGATTTGGTTATTAACGATTTGGTAGGTATAAAACCACGTGCCGACGAGGTTTTAGAAGTTTTCCCGCTTATCCCGCAAGGGCAGTGGGCTTGGTTTTGCCTGGATAAGGTAAGCTACCATGGGCATAACATTACCATTGTTTGGGATAAAAACGGCACAAAGTATGGTGCAGGCAAAGGCCTATTTATTTATGCCGATGGCAAAAAGATAGCACAAAGCGATGTGTTGAAACACGTTTTGGTTAACCTGCCTGCAAAAAAATAA